A stretch of the Amycolatopsis sp. BJA-103 genome encodes the following:
- the rfbD gene encoding dTDP-4-dehydrorhamnose reductase, giving the protein MLSVLVPGGSGQLGQDIAALVPDALTPSSSELNVRDTGQVIAAVTALADRARATGTSPVVINAAAYTAVDAAETDEERAFAVNADGPRVLAAACSSRGVPLIHVSTDYVFAGDATSPYETDDLLGPLNAYGRTKAAGEDAVLGSGARSWIVRTSWVYGKTGSNFVKTMARLEKEREELSVVDDQTGAPTWSRDLAAGLLELAGRVAAGEGPSQRVLHCTGGGSTTWCGFARAIFAELGADPARVKPCTTAEFPRPAARPAYGVLSNASWREAGLTPLRDWHDALKAYFAS; this is encoded by the coding sequence GTGCTGAGTGTTCTCGTACCGGGCGGATCCGGTCAGCTGGGACAGGACATCGCGGCGCTGGTGCCCGATGCCCTGACACCGTCCTCGTCCGAGTTGAACGTGCGCGACACCGGCCAGGTCATCGCCGCGGTGACCGCACTGGCGGACCGGGCACGGGCCACCGGGACGTCGCCGGTGGTGATCAACGCGGCGGCCTACACCGCGGTGGACGCGGCGGAAACCGATGAGGAGCGGGCGTTCGCGGTGAACGCCGACGGCCCCCGGGTGCTCGCCGCGGCGTGCTCGTCGCGCGGGGTGCCGCTCATCCACGTATCGACGGACTACGTCTTCGCGGGCGACGCGACTTCGCCGTACGAGACCGATGATCTGCTGGGGCCGCTCAACGCGTACGGCCGGACGAAGGCGGCCGGTGAGGACGCGGTTCTCGGATCGGGGGCCCGGTCCTGGATCGTGCGGACGTCCTGGGTGTATGGCAAGACCGGGTCGAACTTCGTGAAGACCATGGCGCGCTTGGAGAAAGAGCGCGAAGAACTGTCCGTTGTGGATGATCAGACCGGCGCGCCGACCTGGTCCCGCGATCTCGCCGCCGGGCTGCTGGAACTGGCCGGTCGCGTGGCCGCCGGCGAGGGGCCGTCGCAGCGGGTGCTGCATTGCACGGGTGGCGGGTCGACGACGTGGTGCGGGTTCGCGCGGGCGATCTTCGCGGAACTCGGCGCGGATCCGGCGCGCGTGAAGCCCTGTACGACTGCGGAGTTCCCGCGTCCGGCGGCGCGTCCGGCGTACGGGGTGCTGTCGAACGCTTCATGGCGCGAAGCCGGTCTCACGCCGCTTCGGGACTGGCATGACGCGCTGAAGGCCTACTTCGCTTCCTGA
- a CDS encoding glycosyltransferase family 4 protein codes for MADRPLRVLLDGTPLLGARTGIGRYTVALSEELASMSEVDTRAVAFTLRGWRRLRHVLPHGVRARGMPVSARLLRKTWLRSQLPPVELFAGPTDVVHGTNFVLPGRFRAAGVVTIHDLAFLDAPEELAPSDHELPQLVRRGARLSDVICTPTNAVADQVAEQLDVDRRKIVVTPLGVNPAWFTARPPDKERRKELGLPDKYLLFAGAPGPRKGLHWLQQAHEAAPDLPELVFVGPGKFSVGDRSRHVGYLSDVNLRRVVAGASALVLPSRDEGFGLPVLEAMASDVPVVCTDIPALREVAGNCASLVPYEDVDGLVEALRIAVSDPHAVATSAARRAHVANFTWRACAELTVAAYRKASTTH; via the coding sequence GTGGCTGATCGCCCCTTGCGCGTCCTGCTCGACGGGACCCCGCTTCTCGGTGCCAGGACCGGTATCGGCCGGTACACGGTCGCACTGTCCGAAGAGCTCGCTTCGATGTCCGAAGTGGACACTCGCGCGGTGGCGTTCACCTTGCGCGGCTGGCGACGGCTGCGGCACGTGCTCCCGCACGGCGTCCGGGCCCGCGGGATGCCGGTGTCCGCACGGTTGCTGCGCAAGACGTGGCTGCGGTCGCAGCTACCGCCGGTGGAACTGTTCGCCGGGCCGACGGACGTCGTGCACGGCACCAACTTCGTGCTGCCAGGCCGGTTCCGCGCGGCGGGTGTGGTGACGATCCACGATCTGGCCTTTTTGGACGCTCCCGAGGAACTCGCGCCGAGCGATCACGAGCTCCCGCAACTGGTCCGCCGGGGTGCCCGGCTCTCCGACGTGATCTGCACGCCCACGAACGCCGTCGCCGACCAGGTCGCCGAACAGCTCGACGTGGACCGCCGCAAGATCGTGGTCACCCCGCTCGGGGTGAACCCGGCCTGGTTCACCGCGCGCCCGCCGGACAAGGAACGCCGCAAGGAACTCGGCCTGCCGGACAAGTACCTGCTCTTCGCCGGTGCCCCCGGCCCCCGCAAGGGCCTGCACTGGCTTCAGCAGGCCCACGAGGCCGCGCCGGACCTGCCGGAACTGGTGTTCGTCGGCCCCGGCAAGTTCTCCGTGGGCGACCGTTCGCGGCACGTCGGCTACCTGTCGGACGTGAACCTGCGGCGGGTCGTCGCCGGGGCCAGCGCGCTGGTGCTGCCGTCGCGCGACGAGGGTTTCGGGCTCCCGGTGCTGGAAGCGATGGCGTCGGACGTGCCCGTGGTGTGCACGGACATCCCGGCGCTGCGCGAAGTCGCCGGGAACTGCGCGAGCCTGGTCCCCTACGAGGACGTCGACGGGCTCGTGGAGGCACTGCGGATCGCCGTCAGCGACCCGCACGCCGTCGCCACCTCGGCCGCGCGCCGCGCCCACGTCGCGAACTTCACCTGGCGCGCGTGCGCCGAACTCACCGTCGCCGCCTACCGCAAGGCCAGCACCACGCACTGA
- a CDS encoding glycosyltransferase, with amino-acid sequence MAQGETQPVVSVVVVNYRGAADTVTCLRALAEHDYPNLEVICVDNASGGNDVAEIKAAAPGVKLVESPVNSGFAGGCNLGAEHATGTVLAFLNNDARPAPGWVGAAVAELRAQPTVAAVASKVLDWDGTGTDFVDAGLTWFGMGYKRHAGSPLADVPAAEHEIAKDVLFATGSAMFVRAGVFAELGGFDERFFMFYEDVDLGWRLNLRGWRVRYVPESLTYHKHHATMSTVDAPDSGRETFLLERNALAALYKNLSDETLSRALPAALALAVRRATARGDLDATQFDLARGVGPAETGPVEVPRTTLAGVLAIDQFVELLPSLAESRAAEQAARVRTDADLLPLLRKALEPAYPLPRYLAAHDILVETFGIDAIFGQRRKVLVITGDAITERMAGPAIRAWNISATLAAEHDVHLVTVNPLADPPPAPFRVSAATRRELEAPIAWADIIVLQGHVLELAPSLKKQYAHKIVVADLYDPMHLELLEQGKGVPDDKRALDLIGVTKVLDAQLERGDFFLCASERQRHFWLGHLAAMGRLSPRLYDADPTTQSLLSIVPFGLSPQAPVRTGPGLRSTLDGIGETDHVVLWAGGVYSWFDPLTLVRAIERLRQRRGDVRLVFLGMKHPNPEVTEMDIGARTMLLSETLGLTGKHVFFNQQWVPYEDRQNWLLDANCGVTTHYEHVETTFAFRTRVLDYLWAGLPIVTTDGDSFADLVREERLGVVVPAEDVDALADALEKALYDEEFAAGCVERMAAVAQRYAWPEALKPLVEFCRNPRPAADRLPGSADLVVTAPVRGKEMLRRDADLIREYLADGGPKELVRRVGGRVLKVAKQRLGRG; translated from the coding sequence TTGGCGCAGGGGGAAACGCAACCGGTCGTCTCGGTGGTCGTGGTGAACTATCGAGGAGCCGCCGACACCGTCACCTGCCTGCGCGCGCTCGCTGAACACGATTACCCGAACCTCGAGGTCATCTGCGTCGACAACGCCTCGGGCGGCAACGACGTGGCCGAGATCAAGGCCGCCGCTCCGGGCGTCAAGCTCGTCGAGTCCCCGGTGAACTCCGGTTTCGCGGGCGGCTGCAACCTCGGTGCGGAGCACGCCACCGGCACCGTCCTCGCCTTCCTCAACAACGACGCCCGCCCGGCGCCCGGCTGGGTCGGCGCGGCCGTCGCCGAACTGCGCGCGCAGCCGACGGTCGCCGCGGTGGCCAGCAAGGTCCTCGACTGGGACGGCACCGGCACCGACTTCGTCGACGCGGGCCTGACCTGGTTCGGCATGGGCTACAAACGCCACGCGGGCAGCCCGCTGGCCGACGTCCCCGCCGCCGAGCACGAGATCGCGAAGGACGTCCTGTTCGCGACCGGTTCGGCGATGTTCGTCCGCGCCGGGGTGTTCGCCGAACTCGGCGGGTTCGACGAGCGGTTCTTCATGTTTTACGAGGACGTCGACCTCGGCTGGCGGCTGAACCTGCGCGGCTGGCGCGTGCGGTACGTGCCGGAGTCGCTGACCTATCACAAGCACCACGCCACGATGTCCACAGTGGACGCACCCGATTCGGGTCGCGAGACGTTCCTGCTGGAGCGCAACGCTTTGGCGGCGCTGTACAAGAACCTCTCCGACGAGACCCTCTCGCGCGCGCTGCCCGCCGCACTGGCGCTGGCCGTCCGCCGGGCGACGGCGCGCGGAGACCTCGACGCCACTCAGTTCGATCTCGCCCGGGGCGTCGGCCCGGCCGAAACCGGCCCGGTCGAGGTGCCGCGGACGACGTTGGCCGGCGTGCTGGCGATCGACCAGTTCGTCGAGTTGCTGCCGTCGCTCGCCGAATCCCGCGCGGCCGAGCAGGCCGCCCGCGTCCGCACCGACGCCGATCTGCTTCCCTTGCTGCGCAAGGCCTTGGAGCCCGCGTATCCGCTGCCGCGCTATCTCGCCGCGCACGACATCCTGGTCGAGACGTTCGGCATCGACGCGATCTTCGGCCAGCGCCGCAAGGTACTGGTGATCACCGGCGACGCGATCACCGAGCGGATGGCGGGCCCGGCGATCCGCGCGTGGAACATCTCCGCGACCCTGGCCGCCGAGCACGACGTCCACCTGGTGACGGTGAACCCCCTCGCCGACCCGCCGCCCGCGCCGTTCCGGGTCAGCGCGGCGACCCGGCGCGAGCTGGAAGCACCGATCGCCTGGGCCGACATCATCGTCCTGCAGGGCCACGTGCTCGAACTCGCGCCCTCGCTCAAGAAGCAGTACGCGCACAAGATCGTGGTCGCGGACCTGTACGACCCGATGCACCTGGAACTGCTCGAACAGGGCAAGGGCGTCCCCGACGACAAACGCGCGCTCGACCTCATCGGCGTCACCAAGGTCCTCGACGCGCAGCTGGAACGCGGCGACTTCTTCCTGTGCGCGTCGGAACGGCAGCGCCACTTCTGGCTCGGGCACCTCGCCGCGATGGGCAGGCTCTCGCCGCGGCTGTACGACGCCGATCCGACCACCCAGTCGCTGCTCTCGATCGTCCCGTTCGGCCTCTCGCCGCAAGCGCCGGTTCGCACCGGCCCCGGCCTCCGGTCCACTTTGGACGGTATCGGGGAAACCGATCACGTCGTGCTGTGGGCGGGCGGGGTCTACAGCTGGTTCGACCCGCTCACCCTGGTCCGGGCGATCGAACGGCTGCGGCAGCGCCGCGGTGACGTCCGCCTGGTGTTCCTCGGGATGAAGCATCCCAACCCCGAGGTCACCGAGATGGACATCGGCGCGCGCACGATGCTGCTGTCCGAAACGCTCGGGCTCACCGGCAAGCACGTGTTCTTCAACCAGCAGTGGGTGCCGTACGAGGATCGCCAGAACTGGCTGCTGGACGCGAACTGCGGCGTCACCACGCATTACGAACACGTCGAGACGACGTTCGCGTTCCGCACCCGGGTGCTGGACTACCTGTGGGCGGGCCTGCCGATCGTCACCACCGACGGCGACTCGTTCGCCGATCTGGTCCGTGAGGAACGGCTCGGCGTCGTCGTCCCGGCCGAGGACGTGGACGCGCTGGCCGACGCGCTGGAAAAGGCGTTGTACGACGAGGAGTTCGCGGCGGGCTGCGTCGAGCGGATGGCCGCCGTCGCCCAGCGCTACGCCTGGCCGGAAGCGCTGAAACCGCTGGTGGAGTTCTGCCGGAACCCGCGGCCCGCCGCGGACCGGCTGCCCGGTTCGGCGGACCTCGTGGTCACCGCGCCGGTGCGGGGCAAGGAAATGCTGCGCCGCGACGCCGACCTGATCCGCGAGTACCTCGCCGACGGCGGCCCGAAGGAACTCGTGCGGCGCGTCGGCGGCCGGGTGCTCAAGGTCGCCAAGCAGAGGCTCGGCCGTGGCTGA
- a CDS encoding glycosyltransferase family 2 protein gives MTSTTVVVVTWRGAAHITDCLDALAAQSRPHRTLVVDNASDDGTAALLAAHPSKPEVLRLRRNTGYAGAIAAALDKVDTPLMAWLNDDAAPTPDWLATCEDTLGNAPLAAAVSARLTLADGTVQSTGVRLTADGHGADLPEPAAEVFGFCGGAAVLDVEALRSIGGVPASYFCYYEDTDTAWRLRLAGWDVVGAEADVTHLHGASTQPGSVQFHLWNERNRLLTLLRCAPRAVAIRQLVKFAALTAILPLRGKPAAPNFRLSLRCRVLGAVAARLPRTLFERRAIGRRAALDRGAVWEAWAGL, from the coding sequence ATGACCAGCACCACCGTCGTCGTGGTCACCTGGCGCGGCGCCGCGCACATCACCGACTGCCTCGACGCCCTCGCGGCGCAGTCCCGTCCGCACCGCACCCTGGTCGTCGACAACGCCTCCGACGACGGGACGGCCGCGCTGCTCGCCGCCCACCCGTCGAAACCCGAGGTGCTCCGCCTGCGGCGCAACACCGGCTATGCGGGTGCCATCGCCGCCGCACTGGACAAAGTGGACACCCCGCTGATGGCGTGGCTGAACGACGACGCCGCGCCCACCCCGGACTGGCTCGCGACCTGCGAAGACACCCTCGGGAACGCCCCGCTCGCCGCGGCGGTGAGCGCGCGGCTGACGCTGGCCGACGGCACCGTCCAGTCGACCGGCGTCCGCCTGACCGCCGACGGGCACGGCGCCGACCTGCCCGAACCCGCCGCCGAGGTCTTCGGCTTCTGCGGGGGCGCGGCGGTGCTCGACGTGGAGGCGCTCCGCTCCATCGGCGGCGTCCCGGCCTCCTACTTCTGCTACTACGAGGACACCGACACCGCGTGGCGCCTCCGCCTCGCGGGCTGGGACGTCGTCGGCGCCGAAGCCGACGTCACCCACCTGCATGGCGCGAGCACTCAACCGGGTTCGGTCCAGTTCCACCTTTGGAATGAACGCAACCGCCTCTTGACCCTCCTCCGGTGCGCTCCGCGCGCGGTGGCGATCCGCCAGCTGGTGAAGTTCGCCGCGCTGACCGCGATCCTTCCTCTCCGTGGGAAACCGGCGGCCCCGAACTTCCGTCTGAGCCTCCGATGCCGGGTCTTGGGCGCCGTCGCCGCCCGCCTGCCGCGCACGCTGTTCGAGCGGCGGGCCATCGGGCGCCGCGCGGCGCTCGACCGAGGCGCGGTCTGGGAGGCGTGGGCCGGGCTTTAA
- a CDS encoding glycosyltransferase family 4 protein, with product MPELVVLAEQLLAPVPGGTGRYTGELLRALAETAPPGWTVSSVVARHTGIDAVEAAVVEGVEGPRVLPIPPRALIAAWQLGLPWWPGGDAVHAPTPLAPARVPKGRTLSVAVHDTVPWTHPETLTPRGVAWHKAVIARAAARATALTVPTRAIADELAGLVPVSAPLRVIPHGVRPHAEFAEVTVPERYVLAIGTIEPRKGIDVLIDAAGRIGVPLVLAGQPGWGGIDPVALAREHGADVRVLGKVSDAELAFVLRGASVLAMPSRAEGFGLPLIEAMAAGVPVVHSAVPALVEVAGGAGVVVPVGEAQALADALRGVLGHSEQAASLRDRGLSRSSEFTWQRAASAVWGLHLRG from the coding sequence ATGCCCGAACTGGTCGTGCTCGCCGAGCAGCTGTTGGCGCCCGTCCCCGGCGGGACCGGCCGCTACACCGGCGAGCTGCTGCGGGCGCTCGCCGAGACCGCGCCGCCCGGCTGGACGGTGTCGAGTGTGGTCGCACGGCATACCGGCATCGACGCTGTCGAAGCCGCGGTCGTCGAAGGGGTCGAGGGGCCGCGAGTGCTGCCGATCCCGCCCCGGGCGCTGATCGCGGCCTGGCAGCTGGGCCTGCCGTGGTGGCCGGGCGGCGACGCGGTCCACGCGCCGACGCCGCTCGCGCCCGCCCGGGTGCCGAAGGGGCGGACGCTGTCGGTCGCGGTGCACGACACCGTGCCGTGGACGCACCCCGAGACGCTGACCCCGCGCGGCGTCGCGTGGCACAAGGCGGTGATCGCACGGGCCGCGGCGCGGGCGACCGCGCTGACCGTGCCGACGCGAGCGATCGCGGACGAGCTCGCCGGGCTGGTGCCGGTCTCGGCGCCGCTGCGCGTGATTCCGCACGGCGTGCGGCCGCATGCCGAGTTCGCCGAGGTCACGGTGCCGGAGCGGTACGTGCTGGCGATCGGGACGATCGAGCCGCGCAAGGGCATCGACGTGCTGATCGACGCCGCGGGCCGGATCGGGGTGCCGCTGGTGCTGGCCGGGCAGCCCGGCTGGGGCGGGATCGACCCGGTGGCCCTGGCGCGTGAGCACGGCGCCGACGTCCGGGTGCTGGGGAAAGTGAGCGACGCGGAACTGGCGTTCGTGTTGCGGGGCGCGTCGGTGCTGGCGATGCCGAGCCGCGCGGAGGGCTTCGGGCTGCCGTTGATCGAAGCGATGGCGGCCGGGGTGCCGGTGGTGCACTCGGCCGTCCCGGCGCTGGTCGAGGTGGCCGGGGGAGCGGGCGTCGTCGTCCCGGTCGGCGAGGCGCAAGCGCTTGCCGACGCGCTGAGGGGCGTACTGGGCCATTCGGAGCAAGCCGCGTCGCTGCGTGACCGCGGTCTCAGCCGTTCGAGTGAGTTCACCTGGCAGCGTGCCGCTTCCGCCGTTTGGGGCCTTCACCTGCGCGGTTAG